The Polyangiaceae bacterium genome includes a region encoding these proteins:
- the purD gene encoding phosphoribosylamine--glycine ligase: MTGRKVLILGSGGREHALADALLASPSVGEVVVSPGNAGTASVPAWLSAPKRLRNASGAPLDLARAERPDLIVVGPEAPLTEGLIDELGQAGFLAYGPSRRAAALEGSKAFMKDFARRHGLRTARHESVTDSAAVERVVRSFDEPPVVKADGLCAGKGVVVAESHAEAIGAAREMLGGRFGQAGARVVIEERLLGHEASVHAVCDGERAFLLPAAQDHKRIGDGDTGPNTGGMGTYAPAPLVTPELGERIRREIIERAVAGMAADGNPFRGTLFAGLMITPAGEPCLLEFNVRFGDPETQVLMNVIDGDLAELLAGAAAGRMSPGSLRVSPRHAVCVVLAAPGYPGTPRTGTPILGLDAAAALEGVRVYHAGTRLDAAGCVTSGGRVLGVTARGETLVEAHARAYRAAELIEFEGKQMRHDIAAQALPVR, from the coding sequence ATGACGGGTCGGAAGGTTCTGATACTGGGGTCCGGTGGGCGCGAGCACGCCCTGGCCGACGCGTTGCTCGCGTCGCCATCGGTGGGCGAGGTCGTCGTTTCACCCGGCAACGCCGGCACGGCTTCCGTGCCCGCTTGGCTCTCGGCGCCGAAGCGCCTGCGCAACGCCAGCGGAGCACCCCTCGACCTGGCCCGAGCCGAGCGCCCCGACTTGATCGTCGTCGGCCCCGAGGCGCCGCTGACGGAGGGGCTGATCGACGAGCTCGGGCAGGCGGGCTTCCTCGCCTACGGTCCGAGCCGGCGCGCCGCGGCGCTGGAGGGCTCGAAGGCCTTCATGAAAGACTTCGCGCGGCGCCACGGCCTGCGCACCGCGCGGCACGAGAGCGTCACCGACTCGGCCGCCGTGGAGCGCGTGGTGCGGAGCTTCGACGAGCCTCCGGTGGTGAAGGCCGACGGCTTGTGCGCGGGCAAGGGCGTCGTGGTCGCCGAGTCCCACGCCGAAGCGATCGGCGCCGCCCGCGAGATGCTCGGCGGTCGCTTCGGCCAAGCCGGCGCCAGGGTCGTGATCGAGGAGCGCCTGCTGGGGCACGAGGCGAGCGTACACGCGGTGTGCGATGGCGAGCGCGCCTTCCTGCTGCCAGCTGCTCAGGACCACAAGCGCATCGGTGACGGTGACACCGGCCCCAACACCGGGGGCATGGGCACCTACGCTCCGGCCCCGCTCGTCACCCCGGAGCTCGGCGAGCGCATCCGCCGCGAGATCATCGAGCGCGCCGTGGCCGGCATGGCAGCCGACGGTAACCCGTTCCGCGGCACCCTGTTCGCCGGGCTGATGATCACGCCGGCGGGAGAGCCTTGCCTGCTCGAGTTCAACGTGCGCTTCGGAGACCCGGAGACGCAGGTGCTGATGAACGTGATCGACGGGGACTTGGCCGAGCTGCTCGCGGGGGCCGCGGCGGGACGCATGTCCCCGGGCTCTCTTCGGGTCTCCCCGCGGCACGCCGTGTGCGTCGTGCTCGCGGCGCCTGGTTATCCGGGTACGCCCCGGACGGGTACGCCGATCCTCGGGCTCGACGCTGCGGCTGCTCTGGAGGGCGTGCGCGTCTACCACGCTGGCACGCGCCTCGACGCCGCGGGCTGCGTGACCAGCGGCGGTCGCGTGCTCGGAGTGACCGCGCGCGGCGAGACGCTGGTCGAGGCGCATGCGCGCGCCTACCGTGCCGCAGAGTTGATCGAGTTCGAGGGCAAGCAGATGCGCCACGACATCGCAGCGCAGGCGCTGCCCGTACGATGA
- a CDS encoding DUF1015 domain-containing protein — MADVAPLAPLSYAPDLLPQVVAPPYDVIDAELRRTLSARHPENVVHVDLPSGEGAAKYAEARRLLTDWQARRVLVRDAQPGFWRYAQTFDPPGGGERRTRRGFFALVKVEPYSARVVLPHERTLTGPKLDRLELGRATRTAISPGFMLYSDPERALDAHLEDGTPIADFSTDDGVRHQLWRVSRATSVVRIASALSDARLLIADGHHRYETALALSGEIDAEARAAGHRVPERAEHHYFPVLLANGDDPGLVVFPTHRLVHSLAQADLATLLVRAEELFAVTPASGAVEDLASALARAPEASLCVVGPDGRAALLVARSDVDLESHPVLGKRPAVLRQTAVTLLHDGLLEHVLGISPEAQAAKTNIRYLQDARAGVAALGSGAGQLLFLMKPTPVSVVRKVAEAGEVMPQKSTFFYPKVPTGLFFHTLDPTRSVS; from the coding sequence ATGGCAGACGTAGCTCCGCTCGCGCCGCTCTCTTACGCTCCCGACCTGTTGCCACAGGTCGTGGCGCCTCCCTACGACGTGATCGACGCCGAGCTCCGCCGAACGCTCTCGGCGCGCCATCCGGAGAACGTCGTTCACGTGGACCTGCCCAGCGGCGAAGGTGCCGCGAAGTACGCGGAGGCGCGCCGGCTCCTGACCGACTGGCAAGCGCGCCGGGTCCTGGTCCGCGACGCGCAGCCCGGGTTCTGGCGCTACGCCCAGACCTTCGACCCGCCCGGCGGCGGCGAGCGGCGCACGCGCCGTGGCTTCTTCGCGCTGGTCAAGGTGGAGCCGTACTCGGCTCGCGTGGTCCTGCCACACGAGCGCACCCTGACCGGGCCCAAGCTCGATCGCCTGGAGCTCGGCCGTGCGACGCGCACCGCGATCTCGCCGGGTTTCATGCTGTACTCGGATCCGGAGCGTGCGCTCGACGCTCACCTCGAAGACGGCACGCCCATCGCCGACTTTTCCACGGACGACGGCGTGCGGCACCAGCTCTGGCGCGTGAGCCGCGCCACATCGGTGGTGCGTATCGCCAGCGCCCTCTCCGACGCGCGCCTGCTGATCGCCGACGGGCACCATCGCTACGAAACGGCGCTGGCGCTCTCCGGCGAGATCGACGCCGAGGCGCGCGCAGCAGGACACCGCGTGCCGGAGCGTGCGGAGCACCACTACTTCCCGGTGCTGCTCGCCAACGGCGACGATCCGGGTTTGGTGGTGTTTCCGACGCATCGCCTGGTGCACTCCCTCGCCCAGGCCGACCTCGCCACGCTGCTGGTCCGGGCGGAGGAGCTGTTCGCCGTCACGCCCGCCAGCGGCGCCGTGGAGGATCTCGCGAGCGCGCTCGCCAGGGCGCCCGAGGCCAGCTTGTGCGTGGTGGGCCCCGACGGCCGCGCCGCGCTCCTGGTCGCGCGGAGCGACGTCGATCTCGAGTCACACCCCGTGCTCGGCAAGCGCCCGGCGGTGTTGCGTCAGACCGCGGTCACTCTGCTCCACGACGGGCTGCTCGAGCACGTGCTCGGCATCTCCCCCGAGGCGCAAGCGGCGAAGACCAACATCCGCTACCTGCAAGACGCTCGCGCAGGGGTCGCCGCCCTGGGCAGCGGCGCTGGGCAGCTCTTGTTCCTGATGAAACCGACGCCGGTCTCCGTCGTGCGCAAGGTCGCGGAGGCTGGCGAGGTGATGCCGCAGAAGTCGACCTTCTTCTATCCGAAGGTGCCGACGGGGCTGTTCTTCCACACCCTGGATCCCACCCGCAGCGTGAGCTGA
- the serC gene encoding 3-phosphoserine/phosphohydroxythreonine transaminase translates to MRAMNFNAGPAALPLSALERAARELLDVEGSGMSIMEHSHRGKTYEAIHNQAIALTRELLGVPDSYDVLLLQGGASQQFAVVPMNLLTPDKSADYVLTGSWSQKAYKEAKTVGKARVACSTEVDKKFTRIPKQSELELDPAAAYVHITSNNTIFGTQWQAFPDTGSVPLVADMSSDIMWRPFDVSKFGLIYAGAQKNLGPSGVTLVIAKKELVAAGRKDIPAIFQYRTHAENNSLYNTPPTFGVYILRNVLEAVKQAGGLGAMEKHNQDKAALLYAAIDARPDFFRCPVDKDSRSSMNVVFTLPTEALEAEFLAEASRRKMVGLKGHRSVGGIRASIYNACSREWVQALVDLMTEFQKGR, encoded by the coding sequence ATGCGAGCCATGAACTTCAACGCCGGCCCGGCGGCGCTTCCCCTTTCCGCTCTCGAACGCGCAGCGCGCGAGCTCCTGGATGTCGAGGGGAGCGGCATGAGCATCATGGAGCACAGCCATCGCGGCAAGACCTACGAGGCGATCCACAACCAGGCCATCGCGCTCACGCGAGAGCTGCTCGGCGTTCCGGACAGCTACGACGTGCTCCTGCTCCAGGGTGGCGCGAGCCAGCAGTTCGCGGTGGTCCCCATGAACCTGCTCACGCCCGACAAGAGCGCCGATTACGTCCTCACCGGCTCCTGGTCGCAGAAGGCCTACAAGGAGGCGAAGACCGTGGGCAAGGCGCGAGTGGCGTGCAGCACCGAGGTCGACAAGAAGTTCACTCGCATCCCCAAGCAGAGCGAGCTCGAGCTCGATCCTGCGGCAGCGTACGTCCACATCACCAGCAACAACACCATCTTCGGCACCCAGTGGCAGGCGTTCCCGGACACCGGCAGCGTGCCGCTGGTGGCGGACATGTCGAGCGACATCATGTGGAGGCCCTTCGACGTGTCGAAGTTCGGGCTGATCTACGCCGGCGCGCAGAAGAACCTGGGACCTTCGGGCGTGACGCTCGTGATCGCGAAGAAGGAGCTGGTCGCCGCGGGGCGCAAGGACATCCCCGCCATCTTCCAGTACCGCACCCACGCCGAGAACAACTCGCTCTACAACACGCCTCCGACGTTCGGCGTGTACATCCTGCGCAACGTGCTCGAAGCCGTGAAGCAGGCCGGCGGCCTTGGCGCGATGGAGAAGCACAACCAGGACAAGGCAGCGCTCTTGTACGCGGCCATCGACGCGCGCCCGGATTTCTTCCGCTGCCCCGTCGACAAGGACAGCCGCTCCAGCATGAACGTGGTGTTCACGCTGCCGACCGAGGCCCTGGAGGCAGAGTTCCTGGCCGAGGCCAGCCGTCGCAAGATGGTCGGACTGAAGGGGCATCGCTCGGTGGGCGGCATCCGCGCCAGCATCTACAACGCTTGCAGCCGGGAGTGGGTGCAGGCGCTGGTGGACCTGATGACCGAGTTCCAGAAGGGCCGCTGA
- a CDS encoding L-threonylcarbamoyladenylate synthase has product MTTSLDAALGVLRRDGVVAAATESLFGLLADATSPTAVDRVAALKPRSDKALPLILPNRESWTLVAAEIPELARALAEAFWPGPLTLAVPARASLDAHLVEGGTVAVRLPAASPAARLCSAFGRPLTATSANPSGSPPTADARVVRRSFATEIAAGNLFVVDEPAPGGPPSTVIVVRGDALEIVREGAIDAGRIARVVESARSGGQMR; this is encoded by the coding sequence ATGACCACGAGCTTGGACGCGGCGCTCGGCGTGCTCCGTCGCGACGGCGTCGTCGCGGCGGCGACCGAGTCCCTGTTTGGCCTCTTGGCAGACGCGACCTCGCCGACGGCGGTCGACAGGGTCGCGGCGCTGAAGCCGCGCTCGGACAAGGCCTTGCCGCTGATCCTGCCGAACCGTGAGAGCTGGACGCTGGTCGCCGCGGAGATCCCCGAGCTGGCCCGAGCGCTGGCGGAAGCGTTCTGGCCCGGGCCGCTCACGCTCGCGGTGCCCGCCCGGGCCTCTCTCGATGCTCACCTGGTCGAGGGGGGAACGGTCGCGGTCCGCCTGCCCGCGGCGTCGCCGGCGGCGCGCCTCTGCTCGGCCTTCGGCCGCCCGTTGACGGCGACCAGCGCGAACCCGAGCGGCTCGCCGCCCACGGCCGACGCGCGGGTCGTGCGTCGGAGCTTCGCGACCGAAATTGCTGCCGGCAACCTGTTCGTGGTCGACGAGCCCGCGCCCGGTGGCCCGCCTTCCACCGTGATCGTCGTGCGCGGTGACGCACTGGAGATCGTGCGCGAGGGCGCCATCGACGCCGGGCGGATCGCGAGGGTCGTAGAGTCCGCCCGCTCCGGCGGGCAAATGCGATAG